The DNA region ACACAATATTTTGTTGATGAAATTTTTAAAGGAATAGTTTCGGGGAtgcttaaaaaaagtttagatATAGAAAGTTACTAAAAAATATGCCTAAAAGTAGGCTGCAAAAAATATGTCGTTCggaattcagacaattttTGGATTCTATTCATATtagtattattttattttctaatctatttacattttttaagtcAAGAACTGAAAATTCCCTCAGTAAGGGCATAGAAAGATTTTTCCTTATTCGATTTCGGTTTCGGGGCTTGCCATTAGTGTCTGGCGCGGTCCTGTCTGCTCCATGTCCTTGAATGAAAGTTCCGGCGAAAGTGAAAGTAGAACTCGCGACTCGATGCGCGACACATTTCGCACTACCCCTTCCCATCCCATTCCTATCCCATTGCCATACCCATTCCAATCTCCCTGCTTTCCCTTCTTTTCACTCGCTCTCACACTTTCACTGTCGTCTTTCCTTTCTGGTCTATAAATTTCTATGGCCAAAGAATGCGTGTTTAATGGCCGGCattgtgcgagtgtgtgtgagtCTGAGCTTTAAGCACGTGTGGATGGGGATTTCCCGAGCTCAGTTTTTCCCCCCTCATACGACGCTTTCCCACGCTGAGCTCCATTTATTATGCTTCAAAAATATTCGCATTTTTTGCCGGTTGGTCCTTTGGAATTCGCTGCCTGCTGCAAATGCCATTTTAGAAGATGTTTTATGTGTGTGTTGACATTTTTATTGCGGCAACATGTGTCGAAATTCGGCTAGCTTGCCACCCCCTCTAACTACTTTCCACACCCCCCAAATTTTACCCCTAGTTCTTGTTTTGTCTCTGGGTTTTCCTggattgtgtgtgtgtttttgtggAATGTGGCAAACGGTTTACATTGTACTTAGCGCAAGGCAAGAGTTAAATGTATTTCCAGGGATTTTCAGTGTCAGTATTTTCAGCTGTCGGATCAACGTAGTTACTATTACGTTTATGTCTTTTTGGAAAACTGTTTTGCGGTTTAGCTGCGCAACTTTCCCAGCTAAAGTTGTTTTAATTACATGCGCTGATAGGgaaatttaattacatttttaatgttcTGATAATCCAGTTAAAATGATTGAGGAAAGTGATTTGAAAGTTTACGGGAGTAAGAGCTTTGAAGTGGAACTAAAACTGTATTTATAGACTTCGTCTTAGAGTAGATAGATCATTTTAATGGGTATGACTTGATTACTGGATATAATAATGTTTAAATTGGTTCTTATAACCATGGCACCATATTACATGGTAAGAACATGAcccaaatattttaatacaacTAAGGTCCACCCTAATGTCCAAATACACACACATAAAATGCAAGTTTTTGGCTGAGTAAAACTCTTTTCAgtaaactttttaaataattaaacacATTTCTGTATGGGTTTACACGGCACACATTGAGTAAACGGGAATATTGTGGTTTTAGTCATGTTCATACGTAGTTTATACATAGGTAAATAATTGCCAACAGCCACTTGTTATTATCTCCGAACACTACAAAAATTGATAATTTGTCATTGTTTGACTTTGATAAGATGTAAAAACAATGTAATAGTTATGAAGTCACACAGTAATTTTATCAACTAACTGGTTCGTTAACtcaaataataaatgtaaacAAAAGTGCTTGCTTTAAACGTATGAAACGTTCCTGCACATCATCATTTGTCAAATTTATTTATCAATGGCTATTTTGATTTAGTGAAATAAccaaataaatgaaaagatttaattctgtagttttatatttgaaataaaattgtacgcataaagtatataaatgtaattttgcgtttctttattataataaaaatacgaGGTATCATTCAGTCGTGACcgtatataaacatttttttttggcaaattGCGTGACAAGAGCATTCAGAGATCCAGCAGTGAAAGTGTGCCGCCCTATactcgttgttttttttttgttttattttaccaCAATTCGAGTCGCTTGGAAATACCCACACTGTTTGACTGACTTAAATATACTTAACATTTTGAATGGCATATTGATTAATTCGGCTAATATTGCGCAATAATACCTACAGTCAAATAAAACCAGATGCGTTAGTTTTGCCGTATCGCCCTTTCCAAGGGCAGTGGGTTCAATAACCCTGCCATGACCGCCGAACTAATGCAAACAGCAAGTAGATTGCCAAGGTGAGCAGCCCCTTCAACTCGACCGATTGAGCTAGTGACGAATTTATTCGGATTATTTGTAGTGCCTCTGTATCGCCAACTGATCTGTTCACCTGAAGTCGCTATCGGCTGTTGACCCATTTGTGAAATATAAAACAATCTGACGTAATTGGCCCAATCGTTAAGTGTTAACCCATCAATGGGCTGAGGGAGTTCCCAAGCCATACTTTTAAAAGATACACTCCACTGCTTTCGTGATGCTGCATTTAAACCCGAGGGAATTGATAAAAAGTAAATAGGTTATACGTAATAGCTAAAAGTCATCGTCATCTCAACGGACATCCCCCATCATATGTGGCATTGAATCTAATTTGGCTGCTCTATCGGTCATTGAACCGATTTGTATGCGATCGTCGCAATGATCGTTGCTCGCTCGCTACTGAGATATCAACAAACAGGTAGTAACAGCATGCAAATGGGTAAGACCAGCCGGATACCCTTTGAAGTAGGGCCACGTTTAGAGGGGTGACAGATAGAGAGTGACTGCTGCAGTTAAGAGAGCTCCCCCGATGTGATTAGAAATAGCCATATCAGCCAGCGTATGGGCCAGAGTAAGAGTCTTACTAGCCCGGTATAAATATCACTCGCATCGTCACGGCCGTCGCACACAGAAAAATGGTATTCAAGCAACCAAGCCGCTCGGGCTCATCGCTCTTTATTCGGGTGATCCATATACCTATCCTGATCCTGGGGTTAGGATTACCTGCTGCCAATGGTTACAGCTCAAAGGATCTGCTGACTTGGTTGCAGGCTAGTAACATTGGCTATCAGGTTCTCCAGCAGGCCCTAAGTGACAATCAATCTTCGAGTGTCTCTGAGGCATCCTGTTTGGCAGAGGTTCGTCTGCTTCTCAAAGAAGCGGAGGCCAAATCCCTGCCAGCACTTCGAGGTGAGATTACATTGTTTAGATCAACAGGTGTAAATTTACTTACTTTCCCTACTATACATTGCAGTTCTCGATGCCTGGGGAAAGTTCCCACAAGGCCTGCTCTACGGACACTTTATGGACATGGGCAACTATGAATCCTGTCTCAGTTTGGACCTCAGTAAAAGTCTAGGAAGTAGTATTACCATTACCAACACTGGAGCCAAATATTGCTTGAGCCATCTACAGTTTGAGAGTCTTCTATTGGAATCAGTGGGTGCAGATGCCCTTACTTTGAGCATTGGCACCTGTATTCCCTCATCCTGCAGTGCCGCCCAACTCAGTCGATGGCTTCATGGACATCTTGAGGATATGTTTGGCCAAAACTCAACGGGAGCTACTTTGGTGCAGGAAAAGGACTGCTCCTTAGCCCATGAAAACCCCATGGGTGGTCTAGACTGGTTTGCTGtgtaagtaaaaaaaaaagcatgGTAGATCATTAAGAAAATAATAGTATGGTGAACAGAAGGGGTATAGATCATATCTTCCAGCCTTTGTTTGCTCAAAACTTACGCAATATGCACTGAAATGACTGGTTGTGTGTGCTTAGACTTGTTTTGAATGCTAATGGCATTAGTTAGGAGAATGCATGTATGAACTAAAGCTAAAGTCGAACCTACTGATACAAAACTTATTATTTATagtaattatttatataaaattaatattatttcataATTATTTGAGTTAGTACTAAAACATCCATTGAAAACGGTCACATTTCGTTTTACCCAGGTGTATTTTGCACATTACGTTTCTCTCGCTTTTGCTGGCTTTATCTGTCTTTCTGTGTTTGGCAAAGAAAAGAAGACGCTAGCCAAATAAGGGctaaaatggtatttttttgtgaaaaatgtaaaatattatataacaATCTCAATTTTATATTAATCTTTGATTAGTCTGATTACAAGAGATCATTATTTAGGTTTAAAAGGTTTCAAAATATtcatgatttattttatttttgcaattATTTAGAGCTATTCTCATCTTGTTGTGCACTTTGGTTCTCTTGGCCACCATATTGGACTATGCCGAAGGTATAATAAAccgaaatttttttaagaggTCATATTATAAAtcccatttatttatttcgacAGTTCCAGGCAATCCACTGGGCTCCTTCTCTCTACGCAAAAATGTACCCCAATTATTGAAAACCTCAAGCACACTTTCGCCCCGTGTGATTCCGTGTCTAAATGGTATTCGTTGTTTGACCATCATCTGGATCATCCTTGGCCATGGCTATATGTACTTGCTATTGGCGCCCAACATCAATGCCTATGAGATCGTGGCCTGGGCTCAAACTCCGTTCTCAATGGTAATTCAGAGCGGTTCTACTTCGGTGGACACATTCTTCCTACTTAGTGGACTGCTCTTGGTTTTGACCACTTTGCGTGAAATGGATCGGTGAGTTGAAAGTATTCCCGTTTAAGGTTTAATAGTAATTTAATGTAATCCTTAGTACCAAAGGTCGTCTAAATGTGCCACTGATGTATCTGCATCGCTTTGTGCGTCTTACACCCGTCTTGGCTCTTGCGGTCCTCATCTTTATGACGCTATTTTCCCGATTGGACAGCGGTCCCTTGTGGAAGCAGTTCACCAGCTCCTCGGAACTCTGCAGCGAAACCTGGTGGGCCACTCTGCTCTATGTGCAAAACTATGCGGCTCCTGGTAAAATGGTAAGTCTTTCTAATAGCCCTTATTTTTAGCCCACACTAACATATCTATTATTTATCTGAATCTTAAAGTGCTTGGGTCATTCCTGGTATCTGGCTGTCGATATGCAACTATATATTATCTCGCCCCTCCTTCTAATTGCCCTATACAAATGGGGCAAAAAGGCTGTTGGAGGAATTGTCCTTCTGATCCTGCTACTCTTCGGCTGCGTCTTCAGTATAGTCATGCTCCGTGATCTTCAAGTGTTTGACCGCCATGGGTAAGCATTAATTAAATCAAGTTAAAGTCCTTAAAccagtataattttttaacaggAACCTGGGTGAGGATAGTTCCGAAATGCGGCTGATCTACTATACCACTCATGCCAGAGCCACTCCTTGGTTGATTGGGCTACTCTTTGGGTACTTTCTGCACCACCAAAGTGGACAGAAGAGCCGCCTGCCGAAGTGGTTGGCATTGGTATTGTGGATCCTGTCACTATTCCTTTTGGCGACCGTGATATTTGCCGTATATCCCTATACCCAGGATGGGGTGGGCAATATTTCCCCACTGGCTGGAGCTTTCTATCTGTGTTGCAGTCGTATTGCCTGGCCCTTGGCTTTATGTTGGATCATCTGGGCTTGCCAAAATGGACTGGCGCCCATTATCAATGACCTGCTAGGCTGGTCCTTCTGGCAACCCCTTTCCAAGTTGTCCTACTGTCTTTTTATATGGCATCTCCTTGTGGAGACGGTCCACATAGCGCGCATCAAGACGAGTCTTCATTTCTCAGACTATGATGCTGTAAGTATTATAGATCGACAGTATTGCCtgtttaattataataattatatatcGCTTATTATTTTAGATCCTTCGCTTTTGGTCAGATTTTGGCATCACAATGTTTGTGTCCTTGTTCATGCATCTATTTGTTGAGGTTCCTCTGGGTCGTCTTGAGATGGAGTTGCTTCGAAAGCGCCAAAAGATCGAGGCCAATCCCAAAACTCCTCCTGTCGAAGAGATACCAGCAACAAGCATTTCCCGCCAGAATTTAGTCAACCcataagaaataaatttaatcattgttaagttttaaatgttatataaaagTTGTAATTAAGTTGAACTACCAGCTAAAGATGTAAATGCTATTGTGATTATAGACTGTGAATTGTGATCTTAAGCagcttaattttttttatttatttataaacattttatgaTTTATTTGAAATACATATGCACtcagatttatttatttgtagaTAAGAATGTATTTGCAAAAATTGAAGTTGATGGCAGCAAAGGAAAtccccaaaagtatgcaaaacAATGTAgaacaaaacataaaatatctttaaagaTGACCGTTTTGCTAAAACATATCCGGCACTTCATTTACAACTTCCTCATTAATTATTTAGTTGcgtattgaatttatttattcatgaAAATGTTCAAGCATGGATtattatacatattttatGAAGTGGAAATTATCATAAATATTCAAGTAAATACAAACATACGTAACTTACATGTGAgcatgaaatatttataagtcTATATTTTGAAATCGTTTAAGATTCTAAGAATCTTGTTATTTTAGCTAattaactaaaataaatatttgtatttacgTGCACTTTATCTTAATGTTCAAAAATATTCTCCCATTAATTTTAAGCCCACATCACGTATGCACAATGTGCCTCACTCATATATCACAATCCTTTCAATCAGCTCGAAATGAGCAAACTCTGACCAATTTTTCCCCAACTCCACAAGGCTAAATCTTCACAGTAGACCCATTTCCCACAACAATTACCCTTTAACATACACAAATTCCACATCACGTATACGCCTCCATGGACCGCCCATCCGTTTGAAAATTGGTCGTTGGGTTTTTCGGGTGCTCGCCATGCCATCATCCATCCAAAAAGTGTTTCCTGGGGGGCGGACATCTATGCAAAGCTAAACGTGCAGCAACTAACAACTAAATTTCATTAAACCGCAGCGCACAAATTGAACTACAACAAACCCACCGCCAAAACACCATCCTCATCAACATCAACGGGCCAAAAACAGGAGGAGTTGGAAAAACAAATGCCGCTGGAGGGAAATTTAAGTGCCTTTGGCGACCAAACGAACCAATTTTGTAGCGGCCATTTCGGGGAGCTAaagcttcaaaaaaaaaaagtggagAAAAAAAGATGGCCAACAAAATGAAGCGGCATGAAGTTAATGCCGCAGACCAGAGCCATGTGCTCTATGAGGCAGCGGATGCCAAAAAGCAGCAGCCAGGACAACAACTCGTGCATGAAGCATCCCAGTGGGTGGGGGCCATAAGGGAGTGGGTGGTGGGAGGTGGTTGGGTGGCACAAGGACAGGGGGTGGACAAAAATCACGCAACGGAGCATGACAAGCAAACGCAACGTAGCGCATCCTGGCTGCCTTTTTGCCACGTTCCCAGGCCCG from Drosophila subpulchrella strain 33 F10 #4 breed RU33 chromosome 2L, RU_Dsub_v1.1 Primary Assembly, whole genome shotgun sequence includes:
- the LOC119546288 gene encoding nose resistant to fluoxetine protein 6: MVFKQPSRSGSSLFIRVIHIPILILGLGLPAANGYSSKDLLTWLQASNIGYQVLQQALSDNQSSSVSEASCLAEVRLLLKEAEAKSLPALRVLDAWGKFPQGLLYGHFMDMGNYESCLSLDLSKSLGSSITITNTGAKYCLSHLQFESLLLESVGADALTLSIGTCIPSSCSAAQLSRWLHGHLEDMFGQNSTGATLVQEKDCSLAHENPMGGLDWFAVAILILLCTLVLLATILDYAEVPGNPLGSFSLRKNVPQLLKTSSTLSPRVIPCLNGIRCLTIIWIILGHGYMYLLLAPNINAYEIVAWAQTPFSMVIQSGSTSVDTFFLLSGLLLVLTTLREMDRTKGRLNVPLMYLHRFVRLTPVLALAVLIFMTLFSRLDSGPLWKQFTSSSELCSETWWATLLYVQNYAAPGKMCLGHSWYLAVDMQLYIISPLLLIALYKWGKKAVGGIVLLILLLFGCVFSIVMLRDLQVFDRHGNLGEDSSEMRLIYYTTHARATPWLIGLLFGYFLHHQSGQKSRLPKWLALVLWILSLFLLATVIFAVYPYTQDGVGNISPLAGAFYLCCSRIAWPLALCWIIWACQNGLAPIINDLLGWSFWQPLSKLSYCLFIWHLLVETVHIARIKTSLHFSDYDAILRFWSDFGITMFVSLFMHLFVEVPLGRLEMELLRKRQKIEANPKTPPVEEIPATSISRQNLVNP